Proteins encoded together in one Telopea speciosissima isolate NSW1024214 ecotype Mountain lineage chromosome 6, Tspe_v1, whole genome shotgun sequence window:
- the LOC122664725 gene encoding GEM-like protein 1: MDPTHQSDKENKKMDAGTPNSNTEGRWGTWVMGAPVPPQDHPANQKAATWVAGEAIPSSDPATLNADYMKYSVPPVTSENVGGGNGGSSSSMPQPQPANPYVQTSSVPGSSGKSPMEMILNVLSRWGKKFEGCAKKAEGFTGNVWHHLKTSPSLTDAAMARLAQWTKILREGGHEKVFQQTFQLLPEEKLMKAYACYLSSSSGPVIGTLYISNKRVAFCSDNPLCHCPTPGQKEWLYYKVSLPLDQLAAVNPSSNKLNPSEKYIQVVTADGHEFWFMGFVSYDKALKNLTEALQHQGAVSSGNQQN, translated from the exons ATGGATCCCACCCACCAGAGCGACAAGGAGAATAAGAAAATGGATGCAGGCACGCCAAATTCGAACACAGAAGGGAGGTGGGGCACCTGGGTTATGGGCGCTCCGGTCCCACCTCAAGACCATCCAGCCAACCAGAAGGCTGCGACTTGGGTTGCAGGAGAAGCGATTCCTTCTTCTGATCCGGCGACTCTTAATGCTGACTACATGAAATACTCTGTTCCTCCAGTTACTAGTGAGAATGTCGGTGGTGGTAATGGtggaagcagcagcagcatgcCTCAGCCTCAGCCTGCCAATCCTTATGTCCAGACATCTTCTGTTCCTGGGtcatctgggaaga GTCCTATGGAGATGATCCTTAATGTGTTGAGTCGTTGGGGGAAAAAGTTTGAAGGTTGTGCCAAAAAAGCAGAGGGTTTTACTGGAAACGTCTGGCATCACC TGAAAACCAGTCCTAGTCTAACTGATGCAGCCATGGCAAGACTCGCCCAGTGGACAAAGATTCTTAGAGAAGGGGGGCATGAGAAGGTTTTTCAGCAGACATTTCAGTTGTTACCAGAAGAAAAGCTGATGAAGGCATATGCTTGTTATCTTTCATCATCCTCAGGACCTGTCATTGGGACACTTTATATTTCCAACAAAAGAGTGGCCTTTTGCAGTGACAATCCTCTCTGTCATTGTCCTACCCCAGGACAGAAAGAGTGGTTATATTACAAG GTGTCTCTGCCGCTTGATCAGTTGGCAGCAGTAAATCCTTCTTCTAACAAATTGAACCCTTCCGAGAAGTATATCCAGGTCGTCACTGCTGATGGCCATGAATTCTGGTTCATGGGTTTCGTATCATATGACAAGGCACTCAAGAATCTGACTGAAGCTTTACAGCACCAAGGTGCTGTTTCCAGTGGAAACCAACAGAACTAG
- the LOC122664723 gene encoding GEM-like protein 1, translated as MDPYHQNGKKENKKMDEGTSNSNTDGRSGTWVMGNPVPPQAHPDNQKAATWVAGEAIPSSDQATLNANYMKYSVPPVTNGNVGGGNGGSSMPPPTNPYVQTSPVSGSSGKSPMDTILNVLGRFGKQVEGCAKKAEGVTENVWHHLKTSPSFTDAAMARLAQGTKVLAEGGHEKVFQQTFQLLPEEKLLKPYACYLSSSSGPVIGTLYLSNKRVAFCSDNPLCYYPAPGQKEWLYYKVAVLLDQLVAVNPSFNRMNPSEKYIEVVTADGHEFWFMGFVSYDKALKNLTEALQHHGAFSSVNQQN; from the exons ATGGATCCCTACCACCAGAACGGCAAGAAGGAGAATAAGAAAATGGATGAAGGCACGTCAAATTCGAACACAGATGGGAGGTCGGGCACTTGGGTTATGGGCAATCCTGTCCCACCTCAAGCCCATCCAGACAACCAGAAGGCTGCGACTTGGGTTGCGGGAGAAGCCATTCCTTCTTCCGATCAGGCGACTCTTAATGCTAACTACATGAAATACTCTGTTCCTCCGGTAACTAATGGGaatgttggtggtggtaatggtggCAGCAGCATGCCTCCGCCTACCAATCCTTACGTCCAGACATCTCCTGTTTCTGGATCATCTGGGAAGA GTCCTATGGATACGATCCTTAATGTGTTGGGCCGTTTCGGGAAACAGGTTGAAGGTTGTGCCAAAAAAGCTGAGGGTGTTACCGAAAACGTCTGGCATCACC TGAAAACCAGTCCTAGTTTTACTGATGCAGCCATGGCAAGACTTGCCCAGGGGACAAAGGTTCTTGCAGAAGGTGGGCATGAGAAGGTTTTTCAGCAGACTTTTCAGTTGTTACCAGAAGAAAAGCTGCTGAAGCCATATGCTTGTTATCTTTCATCGTCCTCAGGACCTGTTATTGGGACACTCTATCTTTCCAACAAAAGAGTGGCCTTTTGCAGTGACAATCCACTCTGTTATTATCCTGCCCCAGGACAGAAAGAATGGTTATATTACAAG GTGGCTGTGCTGCTTGATCAGTTGGTAGCGGTAAATCCTTCTTTTAACAGAATGAACCCTTCTGAGAAGTACATCGAGGTCGTCACTGCAGATGGCCATGAATTCTGGTTCATGGGTTTTGTATCATATGACAAGGCACTCAAGAATCTAACCGAAGCTTTACAGCACCATGGTGCATTTTCCAGTGTAAACCAACAGAACTAG
- the LOC122664724 gene encoding thaumatin-like protein 1 yields MDIKGRLLLLLPLFISGALSANFTFTNKCPYTVWPATLAGGGKSQLSLTGFELTTSSSSSLSVPAGWSGRFWARTFCSTAGNFRCNTGDCSSGQVTCNGAGGAIPSTLVEFTVGGNGGLDFYDVSLVDGFNIPVSVTPQGDSSCNSTSCVANINSICPHELSVVDPNGAIIGCKSACNTFGDPKYCCTGDYGSPVTCPPTNYSMIFKNKCPLAYSYAYDDKTSLFTCMGANYLIIFCP; encoded by the exons ATGGATATCAAAGGCAGAttactcctcctcctccctctctttATATCAg GTGCTCTCTCAGCTAACTTTACTTTCACAAACAAGTGCCCCTACACAGTCTGGCCAGCTACATTGGCAGGTGGAGGAAAATCTCAGCTGTCATTAACCGGGTTCGAGCTAACCAccagttcttcatcatcactatcTGTCCCAGCTGGATGGTCCGGCAGATTCTGGGCTAGAACATTTTGCTCCACCGCCGGAAATTTCCGCTGTAACACCGGAGACTGCAGCTCCGGTCAAGTAACATGCAATGGAGCCGGTGGTGCCATACCATCCACTTTAGTGGAATTCACAGTAGGTGGTAATGGTGGCCTAGATTTCTATGATGTGAGCCTTGTTGATGGTTTTAACATCCCTGTGTCGGTAACACCACAGGGTGACAGTAGCTGTAACTCAACAAGCTGTGTTGCTAACATCAACTCAATATGCCCACATGAATTGAGTGTTGTGGACCCTAATGGAGCTATAATTGGTTGTAAGAGTGCCTGTAACACATTTGGTGATCCCAAGTATTGCTGCACAGGTGATTATGGTAGTCCCGTGACTTGTCCACCAACGAATTATTCCATGATCTTCAAGAACAAGTGTCCTCTAGCTTATAGTTATGCTTATGATGATAAGACGAGCCTGTTTACGTGCATGGGTGCGAATTACCTTATCATCTTTTGTCCTTGA